In Pseudomonas hamedanensis, a single window of DNA contains:
- a CDS encoding flagellar protein FliT: MSLVLQRIADTREALVSALAERNWEAIGELDLACRSCMEDVMAEAALDEVALRDNLEELLFVYKELLEVAMGERQAIANEMSQITQAQKAAKVYHLFG; the protein is encoded by the coding sequence ATGAGTCTTGTATTGCAGCGAATCGCCGATACCCGTGAGGCGCTGGTCAGTGCGCTGGCCGAACGCAACTGGGAAGCTATTGGTGAGCTGGATCTGGCTTGCCGTTCCTGCATGGAAGACGTCATGGCGGAAGCTGCGCTGGACGAAGTCGCCTTGCGCGACAACCTCGAAGAGCTGCTGTTCGTTTACAAGGAGCTTCTTGAGGTGGCGATGGGTGAGCGGCAGGCGATAGCCAACGAGATGTCGCAGATCACCCAGGCGCAGAAAGCGGCAAAGGTTTACCATCTGTTTGGTTAA
- a CDS encoding flagellin domain-containing protein: MALTVNTNTTSLNVQKNLNRASDALSTSMQRLSSGLKINSAKDDAAGLQISNRMSSQIRGNTQAIQNANDGISVAQTAEGALQATTDILQRMRELAVKARNGTNGTADQTATNAEFAQMSDEITRISASTNLNGKNLLDGSAGTVTLQVGANTGSANHIDLVLSGKFDAVSLSVGSGTLALTGASPSDAAVAIDSAITAIDAAIANIGATRASLGASQNRLTSTISNLQNITENTTAAQGRVQDTDFAAETANLTKQQTLQQASTSVLAQANQLPSAVLKLLQ, translated from the coding sequence ATGGCTTTAACAGTAAACACCAACACCACATCGTTGAACGTTCAGAAGAACCTGAACCGCGCTTCCGACGCTCTGTCCACTTCGATGCAGCGCCTGTCTTCCGGCCTGAAAATCAACAGCGCCAAAGACGACGCCGCTGGCCTGCAGATCTCCAACCGTATGTCTTCGCAGATCCGCGGTAACACCCAGGCCATCCAGAACGCCAACGACGGTATCTCCGTTGCCCAGACCGCTGAAGGCGCTCTGCAAGCTACTACCGACATCCTGCAGCGTATGCGTGAACTGGCTGTTAAAGCCCGTAACGGTACCAACGGCACTGCTGACCAGACCGCTACCAACGCTGAATTCGCTCAGATGTCCGACGAGATCACCCGTATCTCGGCTTCGACCAACCTGAACGGCAAAAACCTGCTGGACGGTTCGGCTGGTACTGTGACCCTGCAAGTGGGTGCAAACACCGGTTCGGCTAACCACATCGACCTGGTACTGAGCGGCAAGTTCGACGCAGTAAGCCTGTCGGTAGGTAGCGGCACTCTGGCTCTGACCGGTGCCAGCCCTTCTGACGCTGCTGTTGCCATCGACAGCGCGATCACTGCAATCGACGCAGCTATCGCTAACATCGGTGCAACCCGCGCCAGCCTGGGTGCTTCGCAAAACCGTCTGACCAGCACCATCTCCAACCTGCAGAACATCACTGAAAACACCACCGCTGCTCAGGGTCGTGTACAGGACACCGACTTCGCCGCAGAAACTGCCAACCTGACCAAGCAGCAAACCCTGCAGCAAGCTTCCACTTCGGTTCTGGCTCAAGCCAACCAACTGCCTTCCGCTGTACTGAAGCTGCTTCAGTAA
- a CDS encoding motility associated factor glycosyltransferase family protein → MSEFFQANAEVLQRRWPALFERLMAEDSAAVQAELVQGLGSTLSVGGIQLTSRHDRLHEAQIQAASLPDKAQLHVYGTGLGDLPGLLLERAGLQRLYVHILNGALFALVLQLLDQRQWLDDPRVELFYAGDHPDLFTPFFALPAELLLADDFNAKVRDRLVNEIHLTFNNREFDAQSPAIQQRLQECLPVLLGDADVAQLFGTCTGREVYVIATGPSLEQHFERLAAIRQRAERPLFICVDTAYRPLREHGIAPDLVVSIDQRISFRHLPFEESDGIPLVYLPMSDPTVLNAWKGKRYGGYSASPIYAHLREQCPRGQLHVGGSVIHPAVDLAVKMGAARITLFGADFAFPMNKTHAGWDDGDLGPPVNQARQWVRDGHGQRVSTQLNFRGYLCVLERYIAANPHVEFFNSSRAGALIAGASFNPEFMQ, encoded by the coding sequence ATGAGCGAGTTTTTCCAAGCCAATGCCGAGGTGTTGCAACGGCGCTGGCCTGCGCTGTTCGAGCGACTGATGGCTGAAGACAGCGCGGCCGTCCAGGCCGAACTGGTGCAAGGGCTGGGCTCGACGCTGAGCGTTGGCGGCATTCAACTCACCAGCCGCCACGACCGTCTTCATGAAGCGCAAATTCAGGCGGCGAGCCTGCCCGATAAAGCGCAACTGCACGTCTATGGCACCGGCCTCGGCGATTTGCCCGGCCTGCTTCTGGAGCGCGCAGGACTGCAACGGCTGTACGTGCACATCCTCAACGGCGCGTTGTTCGCGCTGGTGCTGCAGCTGCTCGATCAGCGCCAGTGGCTGGACGATCCGCGCGTCGAGTTGTTCTATGCCGGTGATCACCCGGACCTGTTCACGCCGTTTTTTGCTTTGCCCGCCGAGCTGCTGCTGGCCGACGACTTCAATGCGAAGGTCCGTGATCGGCTGGTCAATGAAATCCACCTCACTTTCAATAACCGCGAATTCGATGCGCAGTCACCGGCCATTCAGCAGCGTTTGCAGGAATGCCTGCCGGTGTTGCTCGGCGATGCAGATGTGGCGCAGCTGTTCGGCACTTGCACCGGCCGGGAGGTCTATGTGATTGCGACCGGGCCGAGCCTGGAGCAACATTTCGAACGTCTGGCAGCGATCCGCCAGCGGGCGGAGCGACCGTTGTTCATTTGCGTGGACACCGCTTATCGCCCCTTGCGCGAACACGGTATTGCGCCGGACCTGGTGGTGAGCATCGACCAGCGCATCAGTTTCCGTCATCTGCCTTTTGAAGAGTCCGACGGCATCCCGCTGGTGTATCTGCCGATGAGTGATCCGACGGTATTGAACGCGTGGAAAGGCAAACGCTACGGCGGCTATTCCGCAAGCCCGATCTACGCGCACTTGCGCGAGCAATGTCCGCGAGGCCAGTTGCACGTCGGCGGCAGCGTGATTCACCCGGCGGTGGATCTGGCGGTAAAAATGGGTGCCGCGCGCATCACCCTGTTTGGTGCTGACTTTGCCTTCCCGATGAACAAGACCCACGCCGGCTGGGACGATGGCGATCTGGGGCCGCCGGTGAATCAGGCGCGGCAGTGGGTGCGTGACGGCCATGGCCAGCGGGTCAGCACTCAGCTGAATTTTCGCGGTTATCTGTGCGTACTGGAGCGTTATATTGCCGCGAATCCCCATGTCGAATTTTTCAACAGCAGCCGCGCCGGTGCGTTGATCGCCGGGGCTTCCTTCAATCCGGAGTTCATGCAATGA
- the fliS gene encoding flagellar export chaperone FliS, whose translation MNPMLALRQYQKVGAHAQTSEASPHRLVQMLMEGGLARIAQAKGAIERKDIPAKCTSISKAIGIVSGLREGLDLENNAEALADLDGLYIYMMKRLAEANISSDPRILDEVAGLLTTVKEGWDAIAPVPAPQF comes from the coding sequence ATGAATCCGATGTTAGCCCTTCGGCAGTACCAGAAAGTCGGCGCACACGCCCAGACATCCGAAGCGAGCCCGCACCGCCTGGTGCAAATGTTGATGGAAGGTGGTCTGGCGCGTATCGCTCAGGCCAAAGGCGCCATCGAGCGTAAGGACATTCCCGCCAAGTGCACATCGATCAGCAAGGCCATCGGTATCGTCAGTGGCCTGCGTGAAGGCCTCGACCTGGAAAACAATGCAGAGGCGCTGGCCGATCTGGATGGTCTGTATATCTACATGATGAAGCGCCTCGCCGAGGCGAACATCAGCAGCGATCCGCGTATCCTCGATGAGGTGGCGGGCCTGCTGACAACGGTAAAAGAAGGCTGGGATGCCATTGCACCTGTGCCGGCTCCGCAGTTCTGA
- a CDS encoding flagellar protein FlaG yields the protein MDMSVKLNVSYPAPKAAIPVADKPSETPKVAQADAPVADRKRQGTDDAKLKLAVQEIEKFVQSIKRNLEFSIDEHSGKVIVKVIASETGEVVRQIPSAEALKLADSLANASHVLFDAKV from the coding sequence ATGGACATGAGCGTAAAGCTTAACGTGTCTTATCCGGCTCCCAAGGCAGCGATACCGGTTGCTGACAAGCCGTCAGAGACGCCAAAAGTTGCGCAGGCCGATGCTCCGGTCGCTGACCGTAAACGTCAGGGTACGGATGACGCCAAGTTGAAACTGGCTGTGCAGGAGATCGAGAAGTTCGTCCAATCGATCAAGCGCAACCTGGAGTTCTCTATCGATGAGCACTCCGGAAAGGTCATCGTCAAGGTGATCGCAAGCGAGACGGGTGAGGTCGTTCGGCAGATTCCCTCCGCCGAAGCCCTCAAACTGGCAGACAGTCTTGCCAATGCAAGCCACGTGTTGTTCGACGCCAAAGTCTGA
- a CDS encoding sensor histidine kinase → MPQVAQISSASNIVGQPSSVEQASRQGLEQAFALFNQMSSQLTDSYSLLEARVTELKGELEVVSAQRMQELAEKERLANRLQNLLDLLPGGVIVLDGRGIVREANPAAIDLLGLPLVGELWRQVIARCFAPREDDGHEISLKNGRRLSIATRSLDAEPGQLVLLNDLTETRHLQDQLARHERLSSLGRMVASLAHQIRTPLSAALLYASHLTEQQLPVETQQRFAGRLKERLHELEHQVRDMLVFARGELPLTDRLTPHALMQSLQAAALTHVQDLPIRWQCDSHTGELLCNRDTLVGALLNLIENAIQASAADVRLKVHCYTRDNTLRLCVSDSGSGIEPTVLARLGEPFFTTKVTGTGLGLTVVKAVARAHQGELLLRSRVGRGTCAQVILPLFSAAQGAE, encoded by the coding sequence ATGCCCCAAGTCGCCCAGATCTCTTCTGCCTCCAACATCGTGGGGCAACCCTCATCCGTGGAGCAGGCAAGCCGTCAGGGACTTGAGCAGGCGTTCGCGCTGTTCAACCAGATGTCCAGCCAGTTGACCGACTCCTACAGCCTGCTGGAAGCGCGGGTCACCGAGCTCAAGGGTGAGCTGGAAGTGGTCAGCGCCCAGCGCATGCAGGAGCTGGCGGAAAAAGAGCGCTTGGCCAATCGTTTGCAAAACCTCCTTGATCTGTTGCCCGGCGGCGTCATTGTGCTTGACGGTCGCGGCATCGTGCGCGAAGCCAACCCGGCCGCCATCGATTTGCTCGGCTTGCCGCTGGTAGGCGAGTTGTGGCGCCAGGTGATCGCTCGCTGCTTCGCGCCGCGTGAAGACGACGGTCACGAAATTTCCCTGAAAAACGGTCGGCGCCTGTCGATTGCCACTCGCTCGCTGGATGCCGAACCGGGGCAATTGGTGCTGCTCAACGACCTGACAGAAACCCGTCATCTGCAAGATCAACTGGCGCGCCATGAGCGCTTGTCCTCGCTGGGGCGCATGGTTGCCTCGCTGGCGCACCAGATCCGCACGCCGCTGTCCGCCGCGTTGCTCTACGCCAGTCATTTGACTGAGCAGCAGTTGCCGGTCGAAACCCAGCAACGTTTCGCCGGACGCCTCAAGGAGCGTCTGCATGAGCTGGAGCATCAAGTACGCGACATGCTGGTATTCGCTCGCGGCGAGTTGCCGCTGACCGACCGCCTTACACCTCATGCCTTGATGCAATCGCTGCAAGCCGCGGCGCTGACCCATGTGCAGGATTTGCCGATTCGCTGGCAGTGCGACAGCCATACCGGTGAGTTGCTGTGCAACCGCGACACGCTGGTCGGCGCGCTGCTGAATCTGATTGAAAACGCCATCCAGGCCAGCGCCGCCGATGTGCGTTTGAAAGTGCATTGCTACACCCGCGATAACACGCTGCGCCTGTGCGTCAGCGATAGCGGCAGTGGCATCGAGCCGACCGTTTTGGCGCGCCTCGGCGAGCCTTTTTTTACCACCAAAGTCACTGGTACCGGCCTTGGCCTGACCGTGGTCAAGGCAGTGGCCCGGGCGCATCAGGGAGAATTGCTGCTGCGTTCGCGGGTCGGACGCGGCACATGTGCGCAGGTCATCCTGCCGCTGTTTTCCGCCGCACAGGGAGCTGAATAA
- the fliD gene encoding flagellar filament capping protein FliD — MASPILPGSGLGSGLDIGAIVTALVNADKSAKQTQIDTATKTNSLKISGVGSLKSALAAYQKAMADLNKASSPAFAGFTATSDTPTVVGATSDKTAVPGTYSVVVKNLATGSKVASAAFAGGAASAIPSGTLKISQNGTDYNVEIPANATLQSTRDAINTAQASNGISANIVTDSTGSSRLVLSSNKTGAGMDLKVSGIAGLEIDGTQKMGDSPAPSASGAVGNLAMDASLTIDGLAVTSKTNTVTGAISGMTLNLVTASPVVGGVPTPATVSVATNTAGIQTSLQTFIDSYNTLKKTVDTLSKATADADGNLTVSAAFTGDALPRSLMADIRAQLTDPGAGGQGQLSVLSQMGVLTDNKTGLLTLDTAVFNKRMETPGMAGQVQQLFSGTDAKNGLLARMSAAVDPYVKTGGLLDQRSSNLTNLTSSLQKQQVALDLRVANLTATLTAKYNAMDLLVGQMKATASNITSFFSSLNAQQSAK; from the coding sequence ATGGCAAGTCCAATTCTACCGGGTTCCGGACTGGGTTCCGGCCTGGACATCGGCGCGATCGTGACCGCGCTGGTCAACGCCGACAAGTCTGCCAAGCAGACGCAGATCGATACCGCGACCAAAACCAACAGCCTGAAAATTTCCGGCGTCGGTTCGCTGAAAAGCGCGCTGGCGGCTTATCAAAAGGCTATGGCCGATCTGAACAAGGCCTCAAGCCCGGCGTTTGCCGGTTTTACCGCAACGTCTGACACGCCAACGGTGGTCGGTGCTACCTCGGATAAAACCGCCGTACCGGGTACTTACAGCGTCGTCGTGAAAAACCTGGCCACCGGCTCGAAAGTTGCCAGTGCCGCCTTTGCCGGCGGGGCCGCCAGTGCCATTCCGAGTGGTACTCTGAAAATCAGTCAGAATGGCACTGATTACAATGTCGAGATTCCGGCCAATGCAACGTTGCAGTCCACGCGTGATGCGATCAACACCGCACAGGCCAGCAACGGTATTTCCGCGAACATCGTGACTGACAGTACCGGGTCTTCGCGTCTGGTGCTGAGCTCGAACAAGACGGGCGCCGGCATGGATTTGAAGGTCAGCGGCATCGCCGGCCTGGAAATCGACGGCACCCAGAAGATGGGCGACAGCCCGGCGCCCAGCGCGTCCGGAGCCGTCGGTAACCTGGCCATGGATGCTAGCCTGACCATCGACGGCCTGGCCGTTACGAGCAAGACCAATACCGTGACCGGTGCAATCAGCGGCATGACCCTGAATCTGGTCACCGCGAGTCCCGTCGTCGGCGGCGTGCCAACGCCGGCGACTGTGTCGGTCGCGACTAATACCGCCGGGATCCAGACATCGCTGCAGACCTTCATCGATTCCTATAACACGCTGAAGAAAACGGTCGATACGCTGTCCAAGGCTACAGCGGATGCCGACGGTAATCTGACCGTGTCTGCCGCGTTTACCGGTGACGCTCTGCCACGTTCGCTGATGGCTGATATCCGTGCCCAGCTGACCGATCCGGGGGCTGGCGGGCAAGGCCAATTGTCCGTGCTGTCGCAGATGGGCGTGCTGACCGACAACAAGACCGGTTTGCTGACGCTCGACACCGCGGTGTTCAACAAGCGTATGGAAACGCCGGGCATGGCCGGCCAGGTTCAGCAGCTGTTCAGCGGCACCGACGCCAAGAATGGTTTATTGGCGCGCATGAGCGCGGCGGTTGATCCGTACGTCAAGACAGGCGGTCTGCTCGATCAGCGCAGCTCCAACCTGACCAATCTGACATCGAGCCTGCAAAAGCAGCAGGTGGCGCTGGATCTGCGCGTTGCCAACCTGACGGCAACCTTGACCGCCAAGTACAACGCCATGGACTTGCTCGTGGGGCAAATGAAGGCGACGGCGAGCAACATCACGTCGTTCTTCAGCTCGCTGAATGCTCAGCAGTCTGCGAAGTAA
- the fliE gene encoding flagellar hook-basal body complex protein FliE: protein MSQGIEFNRLMMDMQAMKVDAMSARKSTAAVPELAGSSFSDMLGQAINKVSDTQQASTQLANAFEIGKSGVDLTDVMVASQKASVSFQALTQVRNKLVQAYQDIMQMPV from the coding sequence ATGAGCCAAGGTATTGAATTTAATCGGTTGATGATGGACATGCAGGCCATGAAAGTGGATGCCATGTCTGCGCGTAAATCGACTGCCGCTGTCCCTGAACTGGCGGGCAGCAGCTTTTCCGACATGCTCGGTCAGGCGATCAATAAAGTCAGCGATACCCAGCAAGCCTCGACTCAACTGGCCAACGCTTTCGAAATCGGCAAGAGCGGCGTCGACCTGACGGACGTGATGGTCGCTTCGCAAAAAGCCAGCGTGTCGTTCCAGGCTCTGACCCAGGTGCGCAACAAGCTGGTTCAGGCTTACCAAGACATCATGCAGATGCCGGTTTAA
- a CDS encoding ketoacyl-ACP synthase III — protein sequence MIGIKSIASYVPVAGVDNYAQGAKFEKDEEFILGKIGSAFLPRKDAEQETSDLCVEAANALFASNPELKRESIDALIVVTQNGDEEGLPHTAAIVQDKLGLPTNVAAFDISLGCSGYVYGIYAIKGFMEAAGLKNGLLITADPYSKIVDPEDRNTTMLFGDAATATWMGENPTWALGKAKFGTDGSGAPHLKVSNGVFFMNGRQVFNFALLKVPAHLHELLDDSGLKADDIDAFCIHQGSAAIVDAVARRFEGEPEKFIKDMVETGNTVSSSIPLLLEKHVLDSDWQRIALSGFGVGLSWGSAIIYRP from the coding sequence ATGATTGGCATAAAAAGCATTGCGAGCTACGTTCCTGTAGCCGGCGTGGACAATTACGCACAAGGTGCAAAATTCGAGAAGGATGAAGAATTCATCCTTGGCAAGATCGGTTCGGCGTTCCTGCCGCGCAAAGACGCTGAGCAGGAAACCTCCGATCTGTGCGTGGAAGCGGCCAATGCGCTGTTTGCCAGCAACCCTGAACTGAAACGTGAATCGATCGACGCGCTGATCGTCGTCACCCAGAACGGTGACGAAGAAGGCCTGCCGCACACCGCAGCCATCGTTCAGGACAAACTCGGCCTGCCGACCAACGTTGCAGCGTTCGACATTTCCCTGGGCTGCTCCGGTTATGTCTACGGCATCTACGCGATCAAGGGCTTCATGGAAGCCGCCGGCCTGAAGAACGGCCTGCTGATCACCGCTGATCCGTACTCGAAAATCGTTGACCCGGAAGACCGCAACACCACCATGCTGTTCGGCGATGCCGCCACCGCAACGTGGATGGGCGAAAATCCGACGTGGGCGCTGGGCAAGGCCAAGTTCGGCACTGACGGCTCCGGCGCGCCGCACTTGAAGGTCAGCAACGGCGTGTTCTTCATGAACGGTCGTCAGGTCTTCAACTTCGCTTTGCTGAAAGTCCCGGCGCACTTGCACGAGTTGCTCGATGATTCCGGCCTCAAGGCCGATGACATCGACGCGTTCTGCATCCACCAGGGCAGCGCGGCAATTGTCGATGCCGTGGCGCGGCGCTTCGAAGGCGAGCCGGAGAAGTTCATCAAGGACATGGTCGAGACCGGCAATACCGTGTCGTCGAGCATCCCGCTGCTGCTGGAAAAACACGTGCTCGACTCCGACTGGCAGCGCATTGCGCTGAGCGGTTTCGGCGTCGGTCTGTCGTGGGGCTCGGCGATCATCTATCGTCCGTAA
- a CDS encoding sigma-54-dependent transcriptional regulator, protein MGIKVLLVEDDRSLREALADTLLLAGHDYHAVGSAEEALTAVAQEAFSLVVSDVNMPGMDGHQLLALLRARQPQLPVLLMTAHGAVERAVDAMRQGAADYLVKPFEPKALLDLVARHALGSLGASADDGPVAVEPASAQLLELAARVARSDSTVLISGESGTGKEVLARYIHQQSRRASQPFIAINCAAIPDNMLEATLFGHEKGSFTGAIASQAGKFEQAEGGTILLDEISEMPLGLQAKLLRVLQEREVERVGARKPISLDIRVVATTNRDLAGEVAAGRFREDLFYRLSVFPLAWRPLRERTADILPLAEKLLAKHVNKMKHAAAKLSPEAQACLTAYPWPGNVRELDNAIQRALILQQGGLIQPQDFCLAGAVTFAPLPVAAPAIREVQIDVDSAGALGDDLRRREFQMIIDTLRAERGRRKEAAEKLGISPRTLRYKLAQMRDAGMDVEGYLFAT, encoded by the coding sequence ATGGGCATCAAGGTGTTGTTGGTCGAGGATGACCGTTCTCTGCGCGAAGCGCTGGCCGATACGCTGCTGCTCGCCGGTCATGATTATCATGCCGTCGGTAGCGCCGAGGAGGCGTTGACGGCGGTCGCGCAAGAAGCGTTCAGCCTGGTGGTCAGCGACGTCAACATGCCGGGCATGGACGGTCATCAATTGCTCGCCCTGCTGCGTGCGCGACAGCCGCAATTGCCGGTGCTTCTGATGACCGCCCATGGCGCGGTCGAGCGTGCGGTCGATGCGATGCGCCAGGGCGCAGCGGATTATCTGGTCAAGCCGTTCGAACCCAAAGCGCTGCTCGATCTCGTTGCGCGGCATGCGTTGGGTAGCCTCGGGGCGAGCGCAGACGACGGCCCGGTGGCGGTCGAACCTGCCAGCGCGCAGTTGCTGGAACTGGCGGCACGGGTTGCGCGCAGTGACTCGACCGTATTGATTTCCGGCGAATCCGGCACCGGTAAAGAGGTGCTGGCGCGCTATATCCACCAGCAATCGCGGCGGGCCAGTCAGCCCTTTATCGCGATTAACTGCGCCGCGATCCCTGACAATATGCTCGAAGCCACGTTGTTCGGTCACGAGAAAGGTTCGTTCACCGGTGCCATCGCTTCACAGGCCGGCAAGTTCGAACAGGCCGAAGGCGGCACGATTCTGCTCGATGAAATTTCCGAAATGCCCTTGGGGCTGCAAGCCAAGCTGCTGCGTGTGTTGCAGGAGCGCGAAGTGGAGCGGGTCGGCGCACGCAAGCCGATCAGCCTGGATATTCGCGTGGTCGCAACGACCAACCGCGATCTGGCCGGTGAAGTGGCGGCGGGGCGCTTCCGTGAAGACCTGTTTTACCGCTTGTCGGTTTTCCCCCTGGCCTGGCGTCCACTTCGCGAGCGCACTGCCGATATCCTGCCGCTGGCGGAAAAGTTGTTGGCCAAACACGTCAATAAAATGAAGCACGCAGCGGCGAAACTGTCGCCCGAAGCGCAAGCTTGCCTGACTGCTTATCCGTGGCCGGGCAATGTGCGTGAGCTGGACAACGCCATTCAACGCGCGCTGATCTTGCAGCAGGGCGGCTTGATTCAGCCGCAGGATTTCTGCCTGGCCGGTGCGGTGACATTCGCTCCTTTGCCGGTCGCAGCGCCGGCGATTCGCGAAGTGCAAATCGACGTGGATTCGGCCGGCGCCCTGGGCGATGACCTGCGCCGCCGGGAGTTTCAGATGATCATCGACACCCTGCGCGCCGAGCGTGGCCGGCGCAAGGAAGCGGCAGAAAAGCTCGGCATCAGCCCGCGCACCCTGCGCTACAAACTGGCGCAAATGCGCGATGCCGGTATGGATGTCGAAGGCTATCTGTTCGCCACCTGA
- a CDS encoding sigma-54 dependent transcriptional regulator codes for MWRETKILLIDDDSVRRRDLAVILNFLGEENLPCGSHDWQQAVGSLSSSREVICVLIGTVNAPGALLGLLKTLATWDEFLPVLLMGDNSSVDLPEDQRRRVLSTLEMPPSYSKLLDSLHRAQVYREMYDQARERGRHREPNLFRSLVGTSRAIQHVRQMMQQVADTDASVLILGESGTGKEVVARNLHYHSKRRDAPFVPVNCGAIPAELLESELFGHEKGAFTGAITSRAGRFELANGGTLFLDEIGDMPLPMQVKLLRVLQERTFERVGSNKTQSVDVRIIAATHKNLESMIEIGSFREDLYYRLNVFPIEMAPLRERVEDIPLLMNELISRMEHEKRGSIRFNSAAIMSLCRHGWPGNVRELANLVERMAIMHPYGVIGVVELPKKFRYVDDEDEQMVDSLRSDLEERVAINGHTPDFGANALLPPEGLDLKDYLGGLEQGLIQQALDDANGIVARAAERLRIRRTTLVEKMRKYGMSRAGGDEQADD; via the coding sequence ATGTGGCGTGAAACCAAAATTCTGCTGATCGATGACGATAGCGTCCGCCGCCGCGACCTGGCGGTGATATTAAATTTTCTTGGCGAAGAAAATTTACCCTGCGGCAGCCATGACTGGCAGCAGGCAGTCGGCTCTTTGTCGTCTAGTCGTGAAGTCATTTGTGTACTGATCGGGACCGTGAATGCTCCTGGTGCACTTTTGGGCTTGCTAAAGACACTCGCAACCTGGGATGAGTTCCTTCCGGTTTTGTTGATGGGCGATAATTCTTCCGTTGACCTGCCTGAAGACCAGCGTCGCCGGGTGCTTTCGACCCTGGAAATGCCGCCCAGCTACAGCAAATTGCTCGATTCGTTGCACCGTGCCCAGGTCTATCGCGAGATGTACGACCAGGCCCGCGAGCGCGGCCGTCATCGCGAACCTAATTTATTCCGCAGTCTCGTCGGCACCAGCCGTGCGATCCAGCACGTGCGTCAGATGATGCAGCAAGTGGCCGATACCGACGCCAGCGTGCTGATCCTCGGTGAGTCCGGCACGGGCAAGGAAGTGGTCGCGCGCAACCTGCATTACCACTCCAAGCGTCGTGATGCGCCGTTTGTGCCGGTCAACTGCGGAGCGATTCCGGCAGAGCTGCTCGAAAGCGAATTGTTCGGCCACGAGAAGGGTGCCTTCACCGGTGCGATCACCAGTCGTGCCGGGCGCTTCGAGTTGGCCAATGGCGGTACGCTGTTTCTCGACGAAATCGGCGACATGCCGCTGCCGATGCAGGTCAAGCTGCTGCGCGTGTTGCAGGAACGCACCTTCGAGCGGGTGGGCAGCAACAAGACCCAGAGCGTCGATGTGCGCATCATCGCCGCGACCCACAAGAATCTCGAAAGCATGATCGAGATCGGCAGTTTCCGCGAAGACCTCTATTATCGCCTGAACGTGTTCCCTATCGAGATGGCGCCGCTGCGTGAGCGCGTCGAAGACATCCCGTTGCTGATGAACGAGCTGATCTCGCGCATGGAGCACGAAAAGCGCGGTTCGATCCGTTTCAACTCGGCGGCGATCATGTCGCTGTGCCGTCACGGCTGGCCGGGCAACGTCCGCGAGCTGGCCAACCTCGTTGAACGCATGGCGATCATGCACCCGTACGGAGTGATCGGCGTGGTCGAGTTGCCGAAGAAATTCCGCTACGTCGACGACGAAGATGAGCAAATGGTCGACAGCCTGCGCAGCGACCTCGAAGAGCGTGTGGCGATCAACGGCCACACGCCGGATTTCGGCGCCAACGCGCTGCTACCGCCGGAAGGCCTGGACCTCAAGGACTACCTCGGTGGTCTGGAACAGGGCCTGATTCAGCAGGCGCTGGACGATGCCAACGGCATCGTTGCCCGGGCCGCCGAACGTCTGCGCATCCGTCGCACCACCCTGGTCGAGAAGATGCGCAAGTACGGCATGAGCCGGGCCGGAGGAGACGAGCAGGCGGATGATTGA